Proteins from a single region of Sesamum indicum cultivar Zhongzhi No. 13 linkage group LG5, S_indicum_v1.0, whole genome shotgun sequence:
- the LOC105161667 gene encoding 60S ribosomal protein L7-2-like encodes MGEEVKGSVIVPESVLKKQKRADEWALVKSKEVEVAKKKKVETRKLICQKARQYAKEYEEQEKELIRLKREARLKGGFYVNPEAKLLFIIRIRGINAMHPRTKKILQLLRLRQIFNGVFLKVNKATMNMLHRVEPYVTYGYPNLKSVRELIYKRGYGKVDKQRIALTDNSIIEQVLGKHGIICMEDLIHEIMTVGPHFKEANNFLWPFQLKAPLGGLKKKRNHYVEGGDAGNREDYINELIRRMN; translated from the exons ATGGGTGAGGAGGTTAAGGGCAGTGTGATAGTTCCAGAGTCGGTTTTAAAGAAGCAGAAGAGGGCTGACGAATGGGCCCTTGTGAAGTCTAAAGAGGTGGAAGTtgcaaagaagaagaaagttgAGACCCGAAAGTTGATATGTCAAAAAGCAAGACAGTATGCAAAGGAGTATGAGGAACAG GAGAAGGAGTTGATCCGTTTGAAGCGTGAAGCTAGATTGAAGGGTGGCTTTTATGTTAATCCAGAAGCAAAACTTTTGTTCATTATCAGAATCCGTGG AATTAATGCCATGCATCCGAGGACCAAGAAAATTCTGCAGCTTCTGAGATTGCGGCAG ATCTTTAACGGGGTCTTTTTGAAAGTTAACAAAGCTACAATGAACATGCTTCACAGAGTTGAGCCTTATGTTACATATGG GTACCCCAACCTTAAAAGTGTGAGAGAGTTGATTTACAAGCGTGGTTATGGGAAAGTAGACAAGCAGAGAATTGCTTTGACTGACAATTCCATCATCGAGCAG GTGTTAGGTAAGCATGGAATAATTTGCATGGAAGATCTAATTCACGAGATCATGACCGTGGGGCCCCATTTCAAGGAAGCGAACAACTTCTTATGGCCATTCCAACTGAAAGCACCTTTGGGTggattgaagaagaagaggaatcATTACGTCGAAGGTGGTGATGCTGGTAACCGTGAGGATTACATCAATGAGCTCATTAGGAGGATGAACTAA